A genomic stretch from Chryseobacterium sp. SNU WT5 includes:
- the obgE gene encoding GTPase ObgE, with product MSNFVDYVKIHCKSGHGGAGSAHLNREKYVPKGGPDGGDGGRGGHVILKGNSHEWTLLPLRYTRHIKAERGVNGSKNQLTGAYGADVYIEVPLGTIAKNEEGEIVAEILEHGQEIILKHGGKGGKGNEHFKSSTNQTPRYAQPGLQGEEGYITFELKLLADVGLVGFPNAGKSTLLAAVSAAKPKIADYAFTTLTPNLGIVDYRNYKSFVMADIPGIIEGAAEGKGLGHRFLRHIERNSILLFLIPADSEDHFQEFKILENELKEYNPELVDKDYIISVSKADLLDDELKAEVAKEFPENRQPIFFSAVTQEGLVELKDAIWKKLHG from the coding sequence ATGTCAAATTTCGTAGATTACGTAAAAATCCATTGTAAGAGTGGTCATGGAGGTGCAGGTTCAGCGCATCTTAACCGTGAGAAATATGTTCCCAAGGGTGGTCCCGATGGTGGCGACGGTGGACGTGGAGGTCACGTAATTTTAAAAGGAAATTCTCACGAGTGGACTTTACTTCCACTGAGATATACAAGACATATTAAAGCAGAACGCGGAGTAAATGGAAGTAAAAACCAATTAACCGGTGCTTATGGTGCAGATGTATATATTGAAGTTCCCTTAGGAACCATTGCCAAGAACGAAGAAGGAGAAATTGTTGCAGAAATTCTGGAACATGGCCAGGAAATCATTCTTAAACATGGTGGCAAAGGTGGTAAAGGTAATGAGCATTTTAAGTCTTCTACTAATCAAACTCCAAGATATGCACAACCTGGACTCCAAGGTGAAGAAGGATATATTACCTTTGAGTTAAAACTTCTTGCAGATGTTGGTTTAGTTGGATTTCCAAATGCAGGAAAATCTACTTTATTAGCTGCCGTTTCTGCGGCGAAGCCTAAAATCGCTGATTATGCCTTTACAACATTGACACCGAATTTAGGAATCGTAGATTATCGAAATTACAAATCTTTTGTAATGGCAGATATTCCAGGAATCATTGAAGGAGCTGCGGAGGGTAAAGGTTTGGGACATCGATTCTTAAGACATATTGAAAGAAACTCTATTTTATTATTCTTAATACCTGCAGATTCAGAGGATCACTTTCAGGAGTTTAAGATCTTAGAAAATGAATTAAAGGAATACAATCCTGAATTAGTAGATAAAGATTACATTATTTCGGTCTCCAAAGCAGATTTATTGGATGACGAATTAAAGGCAGAAGTTGCCAAAGAATTTCCTGAAAACAGACAACCCATCTTCTTCTCTGCCGTGACGCAAGAAGGATTAGTGGAATTGAAAGATGCAATTTGGAAGAAATTACACGGGTAA
- a CDS encoding TatD family hydrolase → MIDTHTHLYSEEFDEDRKEMIERAISKGVSKFYLPAINSETHEKMLALEGEYPNQIISMMGLHPCYVKHDTWEEELKLVENYLNQKPFSAIGEIGIDLYWDQSTLDIQVKAFERQIDWAIERDLPIVIHTRSSFDEVFEVLDRKKHPKLRGIFHCFSGDVDQAKRAIDLQFILGIGGVVTFKNGKIDQFLKEIPLDKIVLETDSPYLAPVPHRGKRNESSYLDLVVGKLVNIYNRDFEEIDRITTENAERLFGSLTSK, encoded by the coding sequence ATGATCGATACCCATACGCATTTATATTCTGAAGAATTTGATGAAGATCGAAAGGAAATGATCGAAAGAGCCATCAGTAAAGGTGTTTCTAAATTTTATCTTCCTGCAATTAATTCAGAAACTCACGAGAAAATGCTTGCTCTAGAGGGTGAGTATCCAAATCAGATAATCTCCATGATGGGACTTCATCCATGTTATGTAAAACACGATACTTGGGAAGAAGAACTTAAGTTAGTTGAAAACTATTTAAATCAAAAACCATTTTCTGCTATTGGTGAGATTGGTATCGATTTATATTGGGATCAATCAACTTTAGATATACAGGTAAAAGCCTTTGAACGGCAAATCGATTGGGCGATTGAAAGAGATTTACCAATTGTGATCCATACCAGATCAAGTTTTGATGAAGTTTTTGAAGTTTTAGATCGTAAGAAACATCCCAAATTAAGAGGAATATTCCATTGTTTTTCTGGAGATGTGGACCAGGCAAAACGTGCTATTGATCTCCAATTTATTTTGGGAATTGGTGGAGTAGTTACTTTTAAAAATGGAAAAATAGACCAGTTCCTGAAAGAAATTCCTTTAGATAAGATCGTTTTAGAAACAGATTCTCCGTATTTAGCACCAGTTCCACACCGCGGGAAAAGAAACGAAAGTTCTTATTTGGATTTGGTGGTTGGGAAACTTGTAAATATCTATAACAGAGACTTTGAAGAAATAGACCGAATTACAACCGAAAACGCAGAACGGTTATTTGGCTCGTTAACGTCGAAATGA
- a CDS encoding DUF6438 domain-containing protein, producing MKYLLSLLVFTFMISCSTTQNASKYSKIEYSAGACFGFCPIYKMTIDSDRTALFEAERFNFSRDANSEESEGTFKGTLKPENYRQLVELLDSQNPKDLKDYYGNKNVSDLPSSNLIITYQDGTVKKIQDYGKHGTKGLEKLYQFFDSLKTNQNWTKIK from the coding sequence ATGAAATATTTACTCAGTCTCCTCGTATTCACATTCATGATTTCTTGTTCTACCACACAAAATGCCTCAAAATATTCTAAGATAGAATATTCAGCTGGGGCTTGTTTTGGTTTTTGTCCAATTTATAAAATGACTATTGACTCTGATCGCACTGCATTATTTGAAGCAGAACGATTCAATTTCTCGCGCGATGCAAATTCGGAAGAGAGTGAAGGTACTTTTAAAGGTACTCTAAAACCGGAAAATTACCGTCAACTGGTTGAGTTATTAGACTCCCAAAATCCAAAAGATCTGAAGGATTATTACGGAAATAAAAATGTATCTGATTTACCCAGTTCCAATTTAATCATTACTTATCAAGATGGAACGGTGAAAAAAATTCAAGATTATGGAAAACATGGAACCAAGGGCTTAGAAAAGCTATATCAATTTTTTGACAGTTTAAAAACAAATCAGAATTGGACCAAGATTAAATAA
- a CDS encoding GSCFA domain-containing protein: MKFRTEVEIPYSETKIEIEDQIFSIGSCFATEMTDLLKNGQLQTYNNPFGTLFNPFSINHSIKKLHDAHLYEEADLISYDEEVISLDHHTSFNTRFVHQTLEKINSQIEIGNRFLQNTKWVLITYGTSFIYEFLPKKKLVANCHKIPGKYFEKRLLTNLELTDSIYETIVNLKDIAQENVHILFTVSPVRHTKDGMVANNLSKSKLITALHEILPQFENCHYLPAYEILMDDLRDYRFYKEDLIHPNKQAINYIWEKFGNAYFSDDTMDFIEENLRILKSLDHKTADEKNPKYQEFVGKLNTKILMQQAKVKHKIF; this comes from the coding sequence ATGAAATTTAGGACTGAAGTAGAAATTCCATATTCTGAAACAAAAATTGAAATTGAAGACCAAATCTTTTCAATAGGTTCCTGCTTTGCTACAGAAATGACAGATTTACTAAAAAACGGACAACTACAAACCTATAATAATCCTTTCGGAACGCTTTTCAATCCTTTTTCTATCAATCATTCAATTAAGAAATTGCATGATGCTCACTTATATGAAGAAGCGGATCTAATAAGTTACGATGAAGAAGTGATTTCTTTAGATCATCACACTTCTTTTAATACTAGGTTTGTTCACCAGACTCTAGAAAAGATCAATTCGCAAATAGAAATTGGTAATAGATTCTTACAAAACACGAAATGGGTGCTAATAACCTATGGCACTTCTTTCATCTATGAATTTCTTCCAAAGAAGAAACTCGTTGCCAACTGTCATAAAATTCCCGGAAAATATTTCGAAAAGAGATTGTTGACCAATTTAGAATTAACGGATTCAATTTATGAAACCATTGTAAATCTTAAAGATATTGCGCAAGAGAATGTGCATATTTTATTTACCGTTTCACCCGTACGGCATACGAAAGATGGCATGGTAGCTAATAATCTAAGCAAATCAAAGTTGATCACAGCACTTCATGAGATCTTACCTCAATTTGAAAACTGCCATTATCTTCCCGCTTATGAGATCTTAATGGATGATTTACGCGATTATCGGTTTTATAAAGAAGATTTAATTCATCCTAATAAACAGGCGATTAATTACATTTGGGAAAAGTTTGGAAATGCTTATTTCTCAGACGATACAATGGATTTTATTGAAGAGAATTTAAGAATATTAAAATCTTTAGACCATAAAACGGCAGATGAAAAGAATCCAAAATATCAGGAATTTGTAGGGAAGTTGAACACAAAAATTTTGATGCAGCAAGCCAAAGTGAAACATAAAATATTTTAA
- a CDS encoding DEAD/DEAH box helicase, with the protein MNFTDLNLIDPIAKALKEEGYTQPTPIQQKSIPHILQGRDLLGTAQTGTGKTAAFAIPILQNLAVKNVKNNNIKVLILTPTRELAIQIDESFKSYGRHLRLRNLVVFGGVKQAAQENALRRGVDILVATPGRLLDFISQGIISLKHLEVFVLDEADRMLDMGFVHDVKRIIKLLPPKRQTLFFSATFPEEINKLASSMLTNPIKVEVAPVSATADTIQQKVYFVEKDDKLDLLTHILQKDIKESVLVFSRTKHGADKIARKLQSHKISAEAIHGNKSQNQRQNALSNFKSGKTRILVATDIAARGIDIDELKYVVNFELSDVSETYVHRIGRTGRAGSEGSSISFVDGLDLLNLKNTEKLIGKKIPVEREHPFHTDSLVAEKRDSNNKPFRPRPQGQGQGNSNNSHSKKPNNKSNFTRNR; encoded by the coding sequence TTGAATTTTACCGACCTAAACTTAATTGATCCTATCGCAAAAGCGCTTAAGGAAGAGGGATACACCCAACCAACGCCCATTCAACAAAAATCTATTCCTCATATTTTACAAGGCAGAGATTTACTGGGAACCGCCCAAACAGGAACAGGAAAGACCGCAGCATTTGCGATTCCTATTCTTCAAAATTTAGCAGTTAAAAACGTTAAAAACAACAACATCAAAGTGTTAATTCTTACTCCAACCAGAGAATTAGCCATTCAGATTGATGAAAGTTTCAAATCGTACGGAAGACATCTAAGATTAAGAAATCTAGTCGTTTTTGGAGGCGTAAAACAAGCTGCACAAGAAAACGCTTTAAGAAGAGGCGTTGATATTTTAGTAGCAACTCCAGGACGATTACTAGATTTTATTTCCCAAGGAATTATTTCCTTAAAACATTTAGAAGTTTTCGTTTTAGACGAAGCGGACAGAATGCTCGATATGGGATTTGTTCATGATGTGAAGAGAATTATTAAATTACTTCCACCAAAGAGACAGACTCTGTTCTTCTCGGCAACTTTCCCTGAGGAAATTAATAAACTGGCGAGTTCTATGCTCACAAATCCTATTAAGGTTGAAGTTGCTCCGGTTTCTGCGACTGCAGATACGATTCAGCAGAAAGTTTATTTTGTTGAAAAAGACGACAAATTGGATTTGCTAACCCATATTTTACAAAAAGATATTAAGGAATCTGTTTTGGTATTTTCACGTACAAAACATGGCGCAGATAAAATCGCCAGAAAATTACAGAGTCATAAAATTTCCGCCGAAGCCATTCACGGAAATAAATCACAGAATCAAAGACAAAACGCACTTTCCAACTTCAAGTCTGGGAAAACGAGAATCTTGGTGGCAACAGATATTGCAGCAAGAGGAATTGACATTGATGAGTTGAAATATGTGGTAAATTTCGAACTGTCTGATGTTTCTGAAACGTATGTTCACCGAATTGGAAGAACAGGACGAGCGGGCTCAGAAGGAAGTTCTATCTCTTTTGTTGATGGTTTAGATCTATTGAATCTAAAAAATACAGAGAAATTAATTGGTAAAAAAATTCCAGTTGAAAGAGAACATCCATTCCATACAGACAGCTTAGTCGCTGAAAAAAGAGATTCTAACAATAAGCCTTTCAGACCAAGACCGCAGGGACAAGGACAAGGCAATTCAAATAACAGTCACAGTAAGAAGCCCAATAATAAGAGCAATTTTACTAGAAACAGATAA